From Leguminivora glycinivorella isolate SPB_JAAS2020 chromosome 24, LegGlyc_1.1, whole genome shotgun sequence, a single genomic window includes:
- the LOC125238791 gene encoding angiotensin-converting enzyme-like codes for MKLLNLLIFLATVIGACTGSPHGPYIRHLNDVTIKFNAAAAEIAWESSVDPGNPELPLRSANYQRQRIAWEERSCARLASLERSQLLNGTERRMAYLFCRGPRFTLDEAMKISKLYERLQSIYSDAKVCIPFDKTKPPTDLSGMESAILDYIATVKRVLNVKSEGVSRVAKLAVNEKSETSLCLYGDTDFDKMMRFSRNEEVLRWLWISWREKVGPPMKKPYRELVDVENRAAKRNGYTDIGATWRDESEVTDLRLICRRLYNRVKPLYSLLHGVARYYLRKKYGDIVPEKGAIPAHLLGNLWAQNWESIADLILPQIIDLDKSIKNTNWTTVDMVKHAEDFYQSLGLPAMTDTFWRQSVFERRSATTRCHGTAADLFQGGDFRLLYCSGSTAEDLYVIHHELGHIQYYMAYENQPGIFRQANSALHETIGDTIMYGVLTPQHLYRLGLINDSMLFINPKLDTKLSSQESLPKEQLHSIDSTNEDPQRDNIDEEILKSKEIHENSNAEWKDLTTDDILLLKQALNKIPQIPFALVIDEYRWRYFEGDLKEEALNEEFWDLMMELQGVAPPERRSEEGFDAGAKYHVPDNTPFIRYFLSSFLQHQLFESLCKAAVFGRVGAKEHIPKTIPMNRCDIYGSKAAGKLLKELMSKGHSHNYQELLQVTIGIDGISSSALERYYRPLHSLLVKHVRALRIPIGW; via the exons ATGAAGTTACTCAATCTACTCATTTTCCTAGCTACCGTCATAGGAGCGTGCACTGGGTCTCCCCACGGCCCTTACATCCGCCACCTTAACGATGTGACCATTAAGTTCAATGCTGCAGCTGCTGAGATTGCCTGGGAGTCTTCTGTGGATCCTGGGAACCCTGAGCTTCCTTTGAG GTCTGCGAACTATCAACGACAGCGGATTGCGTGGGAGGAGAGGAGTTGCGCAAGATTGGCCTCGCTTGAGCGGAGTCAGCTGCTAAATGGAACGGAGAGGAGGATGGCGTATTTGTTCTGCAGGGGCCCAAGGTTCACGCTCGATGAGGCTAT GAAAATCAGCAAATTATACGAACGCCTTCAATCCATATACTCCGACGCAAAAGTCTGCATCCCGTTTGACAAAACCAAACCCCCTACAGATCTGTCAGGAATGGagtccgccatcttggattatATCGCAACTGTCAAACGAGTACTGAATGTGAAGTCTGAAGGAGTATCCAG AGTCGCAAAACTAGCAGTAAACGAGAAATCCGAGACCTCCCTCTGTTTGTACGGCGACACCGATTTCGATAAAATGATGAGATTCTCCCGAAACGAGGAAGTTTTGCGCTGGTTGTGGATATCTTGGAGGGAGAAGGTTGGGCCTCCTATGAAGAAGCCATATCGAGAGCTAGTGGATGTGGAAAATAGGGCTGCTAAACGGAATG gttaCACAGACATCGGCGCCACCTGGCGTGACGAATCAGAAGTAACCGACTTACGTCTGATCTGCCGTCGTCTATACAACCGAGTCAAACCGTTGTATTCCCTTCTACATGGTGTTGCCAGATATTACTTGAGAAAGAAGTATGGAGATATAGTGCCGGAGAAAGGTGCTATACCTGCGCATTTACTTG gcAATTTATGGGCACAGAACTGGGAGTCAATTGCTGATCTTATTCTGCCTCAAATAATAGACCTCGACAAAAGCATTAAGAACACTAACTGGACTACTGTGGACATG GTAAAACACGCGGAAGATTTCTACCAATCCCTCGGCCTGCCCGCCATGACGGATACGTTTTGGCGGCAATCCGTGTTTGAACGGCGCAGCGCAACCACGCGTTGCCATGGCACCGCGGCAGACTTGTTTCAAGGTGGCGACTTCAG GCTCTTATATTGTTCAGGGTCAACAGCAGAAGATCTGTACGTGATCCATCATGAGTTGGGACACATTCAGTACTACATGGCGTACGAAAACCAGCCTGGTATTTTTAGG CAAGCAAACTCAGCACTCCACGAAACCATCGGAGACACCATCATGTACGGAGTCCTAACCCCACAACACCTCTACCGCCTCGGCCTTATCAACGACTCCATGCTTTTCATCAACCCTAAACTGGATACTAAACTATCCAGCCAAGAATCCTTACCTAAAGAGCAACTACATTCCATCGATTCAACAAATGAAGATCCCCAAAGAGACAACATTGATGAAGAAATTCTAAAATCTAAAGAAATTCATGAAAATTCAAATGCAGAATGGAAAGATTTAACCACAGATGATATATTACTTCTTAAACAAGCTCTAAATAAAATACCACAGATACCATTTGCGCTGGTCATAGATGAGTATAGATGGAGGTATTTTGAAGGAGATTTGAAGGAGGAAGCTCTGAATGAAGAGTTttgggatctgatgatggaactGCAAGGTGTAGCGCCTCCGGAGAGAAGGAGTGAGGAGGGATTTGATGCTGGGGCTAAGTATCATGTCCCTGATAACACACCATTTATAAG ATACTTCCTAAGCAGCTTTCTCCAGCACCAGCTCTTCGAAAGCCTTTGCAAAGCTGCCGTATTTGGCCGAGTTGGAGCTAAAGAACACATACCAAAAACCATACCTATGAACCGGTGTGATATCTACGGATCCAAGGCTGCTGGGAAACTGTTGAA AGAACTAATGTCAAAAGGCCATTCTCATAACTATCAAGAATTACTCCAAGTGACGATCGGCATAGACGGCATCTCCTCATCAGCTCTCGAGCGATACTACCGCCCTCTGCACTCGTTGCTGGTTAAACACGTGCGCGCGCTCCGCATCCCTATTGGCTGGTAG